From Arthrobacter sp. FW306-2-2C-D06B, a single genomic window includes:
- a CDS encoding HNH endonuclease, whose translation MATSRTGTATWKRVSRQAKKTARANGQTRCPYCGTTLDYDVGLKPNSAEADHVIPHSKGGRDTIDNCIVCCRRCNQSKGNRMAPKASTVLAAKPLKTSRRW comes from the coding sequence ATGGCGACATCACGCACTGGCACGGCCACATGGAAGCGAGTCTCACGCCAAGCCAAGAAGACGGCCAGAGCAAACGGCCAAACACGCTGTCCCTACTGCGGCACCACCCTCGACTACGACGTCGGGCTCAAGCCGAACAGTGCCGAAGCAGACCACGTCATCCCCCACTCCAAAGGTGGTCGAGACACCATCGACAACTGCATTGTGTGTTGCCGCAGATGCAATCAATCAAAAGGCAATCGCATGGCACCCAAAGCATCAACCGTCCTCGCAGCCAAACCACTCAAAACCAGCCGCCGCTGGTGA
- a CDS encoding RusA family crossover junction endodeoxyribonuclease encodes MTSLRVVAYGHPASQGSKKAFKRGRKIVMVEMDDKLPAWRAAVEGAARAAAGMHWPTIDGPVSITGEIRLPKPRTTKYADHPAGTPDLDKLQRAVGDALTKSKVIKDDARIVHWNIRKVWAESLSGLDITITQEQP; translated from the coding sequence ATGACCTCGCTCCGTGTAGTTGCCTACGGCCACCCTGCCAGCCAAGGCAGCAAGAAAGCGTTCAAGCGGGGCCGGAAGATCGTCATGGTCGAAATGGACGACAAGCTGCCCGCCTGGCGCGCCGCCGTCGAAGGAGCAGCACGAGCCGCCGCCGGGATGCACTGGCCGACCATCGACGGCCCCGTGTCCATCACCGGCGAGATCCGGCTACCCAAACCACGCACAACCAAGTACGCGGATCACCCAGCCGGCACCCCGGATCTCGACAAGCTCCAAAGAGCCGTCGGCGACGCCCTCACCAAATCCAAAGTCATCAAGGACGACGCCCGAATCGTCCACTGGAACATCCGCAAAGTCTGGGCCGAAAGCCTCAGCGGACTCGACATCACCATCACCCAGGAGCAGCCATGA
- a CDS encoding beta-sandwich lipoprotein: MSIKIRKKPAIIAAALSLAVLLSAAACDSDAKTASDNLSKAADQFEVQRKIVGVNGITGKYEFYVEGRCSIDPQDRKLVVTCRQGPNDYRKHYVGLSDNTFYVATQMDGIDVSVYHTRIILKPEGLIPEIDLQGGKQ; the protein is encoded by the coding sequence ATGAGCATCAAGATCCGCAAGAAGCCCGCAATCATCGCCGCAGCGCTGAGCCTGGCCGTCCTGCTGTCCGCCGCAGCGTGCGACTCGGACGCCAAGACAGCCAGCGACAACCTGTCCAAAGCCGCCGACCAGTTCGAAGTTCAACGCAAGATCGTCGGCGTCAATGGCATCACCGGCAAATACGAGTTCTACGTCGAGGGCCGATGCTCCATCGACCCACAGGACCGCAAGCTCGTCGTGACCTGTCGCCAAGGTCCGAACGACTACCGCAAGCACTACGTCGGGCTCAGCGACAACACCTTCTACGTCGCCACGCAGATGGACGGGATCGACGTTTCGGTATACCACACCCGCATCATCCTCAAGCCCGAAGGCCTGATCCCAGAAATCGACTTGCAGGGAGGCAAGCAGTGA